The Rhodamnia argentea isolate NSW1041297 chromosome 7, ASM2092103v1, whole genome shotgun sequence genome contains the following window.
TTACTTGGAGCTCAAGGTGACAATCCACCTCTTGCAAATGTTCCTCCATCCGGCGTTCAAGGTGTTACTCAGCCTCCCGGAAATGTCATTTTACCCGCGCCTCAAATCACCACACCAGCTGTACCCAGTGTTACAACCGGCATGTTAAATGATGAGAGTGCCAaacttttggcaaaattcgatCAACGATTGCGTGAAATAGAAGGGACGCATCATGTTTCCCCAATCGACCTGTCTATGTATGCCAAGGTTCAAGTCCCAGATAAATTCAAGTTGCCGGAATTTGAAAAGTATGACGGCACGTCTAACCCGGTAGAACATGTCCAAATGTACCAGGCCCGGATGACTAAGTATGTCACCAATGATCTTCTTATGGTCCAAACTTTCCAGGCAAGTCCGAAAGGGCCAGCCATGAGATGGTACACTAACCATCATATCAACCGCATTGAGACTTGGGAAAAAACGGCTGCAgcgttcatcaaacatttcggaTTTAACCTAGACGTCACCATCTCTAGGGAAGATCCGGAACAAgctgagatgaagaaaggagagaccGTCAAACAAGACGCGACTAGGTGTAGGAATTTGGCAGCCCAGCTtatgccggagccgccggaacGAGAATTGATGAAGTTATTTGTGTCTACGCTTCCACAAAACATGCGCTCTCATATACTAGGTGCATCCGCTTCGGTCGTTTAGCCGCTTGATCTCGATGGCTGAAGAAGTAGAGAGCGGATTAaagaaaggttggtatggcGATTTCGGTTCTTCGGGGAAGCGATTCTTCggaaaaaaagacaaggaaGCGGCCGCGGAGGTGAATGTGGCCTATGCCCAAAAGGTTCCCGTTCAAGCCCCTAAAGCAACAATGGCAACCCAACAAACAGTTAACTATGGCCATCGGAATCAACGTCAGCAATTCCGCCCCAAGCGTCAATTTACACCTCTTCCGGGAACTCCTTCGCAGGTCTTGGCTATCTTGCGAAAGAAGAACTTGCTAACTTCGGATCCTCAACGACCCAATTATGCCTCATTCCCTAAATATGATCCGACTAAGAAGTGTGATTATCATTCGGGTGAACCGGGTCATTCAACCGATGATTGTATGGTGCTTAAGAATCGAATTCAAGATTTGCTCGAAACAGGGGCATTTACATTCCGGTCAGCCGGCCAACCTAATGTGCAGAGTAACCCGTTGCCAAATCATGCAAGCAATTGAAGGATCTTTGAGGAAGTGGGCGTAGACCCAAATtagtatcatttttatttttatgcaatcccctgcgtgggtaTTTCCCGCATTCTAAGTGTCTaggttgcattttcatttcctaGGTTGATTAGAGTCAAAATTCCTCACCATTGAGGAATTGtttgcattttgaattcaataagatgtaatttaattgattcatgatcaataaaattacagaagttttcattattttggaatCTTGTTGAGGCATACCAAACTAacccaatgacgataaccaacgatcgaACAATCTATTATCAATGGTAAGtactgagggttgggcttctcaagaattatTGTCCCGAGGTTTTCGAAAGCAAaaggtttttcaagaaaaatcttcttAAAATGGCTTACATGATGTTTAACCCCGCTTATTCTATTAATCCATCGGCTACATGTTTGAGAACCGGTTCGGGGGCAAGATACATCTAATGCGAGCTGGGGCACTACAACTTTCAAGGGATCAAGTATGGAAAAAGTAGCTTGCCAAAGCTCATAATTCGGTCCCCAGATGCGGCCATGTTTGGGGCAATCTCGCATTTTGGTAAAAGCTATACCTATTCTGATTGAAAATGGAGCGAGCAGACCTCGACTTGAAAGAGGGAGTATGTTTCTCTGTCTCACATTATTTTCAAGGTAACACTTACTTTCTTACGGGAGCATATGACCAACTTGATGGTAACTATCGTGGCACAAGTCGGAGCATCTCTCGACTCGCTCATGCatgcttttcttgctctggGGCAAAGATAGGAATGAGCCAATCCTCAACGCGAGGAGTAGACTTCCTGACTTAGTTGATCTACTCACATGTTCCGGGGCAACGTAGATTTTCTCGTTCCCGATAATTTTCTCGCGTTCTTGCATAgtcatttttttagcaaaaggcgtgagattttcatgaaatgtggCTAATGCTTGAAATTGCCGTATTCATGTCTTGCATGGTTTACGCGTgattgttcttcatgttta
Protein-coding sequences here:
- the LOC115733073 gene encoding uncharacterized protein LOC115733073; this translates as MADDAEIAARVEAQVKMQIKEEMKDMKDQMAMLTRMMTNFMMTQRQTPVASMIQPPAIVDPQASAQSDGALNGMPPLEDVLLGAQGDNPPLANVPPSGVQGVTQPPGNVILPAPQITTPAVPSVTTGMLNDESAKLLAKFDQRLREIEGTHHVSPIDLSMYAKVQVPDKFKLPEFEKYDGTSNPVEHVQMYQARMTKYVTNDLLMVQTFQASPKGPAMRWYTNHHINRIETWEKTAAAFIKHFGFNLDVTISREDPEQAEMKKGETVKQDATRCRNLAAQLMPEPPERELMKLFVSTLPQNMRSHILGASASVV